GCGTTCGCCCAGCAGATTGAGATTGGGACCGTGAATTACGAGTATCCTGATCATGGCTGGTCCTCCATCGTCGCCTCGTCCACGAGCATCACAGGTATTCCGTCGCGAATTGGGTAGGCCCGACCGCATTTCTGGCAGTAGAGCCTGTTATCCTTCAACTCCACATGAGGCCGC
The sequence above is a segment of the Armatimonadota bacterium genome. Coding sequences within it:
- a CDS encoding Trm112 family protein, with product MKEIDDKLLHILACPACEERPHVELKDNRLYCQKCGRAYPIRDGIPVMLVDEATMEDQP